A genomic region of Raphanus sativus cultivar WK10039 chromosome 6, ASM80110v3, whole genome shotgun sequence contains the following coding sequences:
- the LOC108811556 gene encoding U-box domain-containing protein 4 gives METENSAGFRYLGHTFSNLSLNDHSSSAFSDCNSDRSGEFPTASPLSRRLLLSSATDNSDDLIPHLVVLLLSSSIEDQKQAAMEIRLLSKHKPENRIKIAKAGAIKPLVSLISSSDPQLQEYGVTAILNLSLCDENKDLISSSGAIKPLVRALKTGTPTAKENAACALLRLSQTEENKAAIGRSGAIPLLVSLLETGGFRAKKDASTALYSLCSAKENKIRAVECGIMKPLVELMADFGSNMVDKSAFVMSLLMSVPESKAAVVEEGGVPVLVEIVEDGTQRQKEMAVAILLQICEESVVYRTMVAREGAIPPLVALTQAGTTSRAKHKAEALIELLRQPRSSY, from the coding sequence ATGGAGACGGAGAATAGCGCCGGTTTCAGATACCTCGGCCACACTTTCAGCAACCTGAGTCTCAACGATCACTCCTCCTCCGCCTTCAGTGACTGTAACAGCGACAGATCCGGCGAATTCCCCACCGCATCTCCCCTCAGCCGACGCCTCCTCCTCTCCTCCGCCACCGACAACTCCGACGATCTCATCCCTCACCTCGTCGtcctcctcctctcctcctCCATCGAGGACCAGAAGCAAGCCGCGATGGAGATCAGGCTCCTCTCCAAGCACAAACCTGAGAACCGCATCAAAATCGCCAAAGCAGGCGCCATCAAGCCCCTCGTGTCTCTAATCTCCTCCTCCGATCCTCAGCTCCAGGAGTACGGCGTCACTGCCATCCTCAACCTCTCCCTCTGCGACGAGAACAAAGACCTCATCTCTTCCTCCGGCGCCATCAAGCCTCTCGTGAGGGCCTTGAAGACGGGAACTCCCACGGCCAAGGAGAACGCCGCCTGCGCTCTCCTCCGTCTCTCGCAGACGGAAGAGAACAAAGCCGCGATCGGGAGATCGGGAGCGATCCCTCTCCTCGTGAGCCTTCTCGAGACGGGAGGGTTCAGGGCGAAGAAGGACGCGTCGACGGCTCTCTACTCGCTCTGCTCCGCcaaagagaacaagatcagggcCGTGGAGTGTGGGATCATGAAGCCGTTGGTGGAGCTGATGGCGGATTTCGGATCCAACATGGTCGACAAGTCGGCGTTCGTGATGAGTCTGCTGATGTCGGTGCCGGAGTCGAAGGCGGCGGTTGTGGAGGAAGGAGGGGTTCCGGTGCTGGTGGAGATAGTTGAGGATGGGACGCAGAGGCAGAAGGAGATGGCTGTGGCGATACTGCTTCAGATTTGCGAGGAGAGCGTGGTGTATCGAACCATGGTCGCGAGGGAAGGAGCCATTCCTCCGCTTGTGGCGCTCACTCAGGCGGGAACAACCAGTCGAGCTAAGCACAAGGCGGAGGCCTTGATTGAGCTATTAAGGCAACCTAGATCATCTTATTAG